A genomic segment from Stegostoma tigrinum isolate sSteTig4 chromosome 1, sSteTig4.hap1, whole genome shotgun sequence encodes:
- the alpk2 gene encoding alpha-protein kinase 2 isoform X5 — protein sequence MQSLLLKDGETSFTRNATSSASNEDDPSACHGRKTDLLTWNKYVMLSSQEDKCDRKCECDRLRTDCKILNNALIGDNVTSQSSDFKEMYHIQDDKQVQEKTSCFIMNDDVLTYMSKKYEESNRGYRAQCPKPLTDSSVGDFCIENENLEHCENSPIYDKELETLEQPSELCARNACLLPSIVCSNSKSDTFKVEDTCVSIDPYLDVPPCLTVPVQIQDISGSSNTSSTASLVDDKGSEIKLKSVSNVNTNDSDGPAHAEDIFQINKYQDSKSHEMNACGYECAHVDSKVVCPKAMLQNLDKCKELTEEFEQPAKENRTSHEGAAKSLSLPLNSTEEQERLQGNLNALKNKLREENRSTHQSMQLFETAEIEAHNKKVVSSFQETSRSATCQQEEQQPVEQPALFEGNLEIQSNKLVFFSSKSDGTDWPLQQMEYKIISTTTEPSVITHQDASTFTLTDNKKLKNNEPSPFKNPHWKSSRDFTKGINYEDILDVSYIENEGLREIENDVNHEYLGDVFHEENMNQQFCNSTETAISPVRNPSTENEHFNFQSRIVQHSNSETVLDLEDHLTALQSNNEPEVVKFSGLQSSTPGLTEQYISPLTEQNQKRLIKIEPNTARDIMECVEYPVPNEEKPSTVCIPIFDQSYSLQQAPRPIQNSVEHVVEIDMQVKYGEVQHLEDIETVETDSLKSPSIDDSNLNITQKFQPTLQNNSHLECLSTPTAEETTATDKISDIGINVAADFKCSEDSSSYFDENVAFQGEFGHPEKNSENHNVTSPRCGSEIDQGHVNDKKRSTPENLESATHSINLMMKVPPVTEQVKYLEVRSTTIGLNENSQKVEYLNDCKLNQNDVSKCSVINMNEIEGIQSKEHLAKYKEKESAVVTEEYNKTIQHNDCSQSAAVSSIELSLITHPVVGIKMNGDSDVQENCRDCSKRPRGNNLNKVNCAAVVPLKYTKTDTSSECRRKSCQMFTLPSDIIQRFSTVSKIENFPLTSKNDTSQRLPPTTHTVSIISDGQKKTFNCMPPFSFPTKSLGEKSTASIPSLKRQQATAVRIKQPLSAARNKELISGTLEKACFLRTSSELTRATTETRHLPLSLHDKQKEEPLKCICLSTDYMGKCPLEKSKQTYSSSGKENLDKNLAVIKRVYEKSTEEQPLMFEHKELKNIKHPLKNDDKAPKLMQKIHAEVFPDVSGNVKLRCLICDIHADSTIIWTKNGIVLTKAERSAGDDSPVSLAIVQTTMKDRGLYQCSLKNMYGSVSCEFDFTTEVLNELLSYQVVEGHGCIESNNYNDLHAFPDSGTGEKIELLQPIIEKDLTNECNFNVKMCGSIATEELHFGEGLHRKAFRTKVIHGLLPLFDPGHRCVLKIHNAISHGTKANSELIKQNYVLAVQECHVQSAARQYSNMFSAEGTLLEGFGKAPEVIPIYLIHRPANNIPYATVEEELIGEFVKYSVKDGRELNSGRKESDVGLKCCTFQHWVYQWTEGNLLVTDMQGVGMKLTDIGIATSRKGYKGFKGNCSISFIDQFKALHQCNVYCKMMGLKSLNQYKPKRISPMKTQASQPIPKSTKKMPSSPQSTRRSFVRSTFGDKTSQKHL from the exons ATGCAATCTTTACTTTTAAAAGATGGAGAAACTAGTTTTACTAGAAATGCTACAAGCTCAGCAAGCAATGAAGATGATCCCAGTGCTTGTCATGGCAGAAAGACAGATCTTTTGACTTGGAACAAGTATGTTATGCTTTCATCTCAAGAAGATAAGTGTGACCGCAAATGTGAATGTGACAGGCTCAGGACAGACTGCAAAATCTTAAATAATGCTCTGATTGGAGACAATGTCACTTCACAAAGCAGTGACTTTAAAGAAATGTATCATATTCAGGATGACAAGCAAGTACAGGAAAAAACATCATGTTTTATTATGAATGATGATGTGTTAACGTATATGAGCAAAAAATATGAAGAAAGTAATCGTGGCTACAGGGCTCAATGCCCCAAACCACTTACTGACTCCTCAGTAGGAGATTTCTGTATAGAAAATGAGAATTTAGAGCATTGTGAGAACTCTCCCATTTATGATAAAGAACTGGAAACTTTAGAACAACCATCTGAACTATGTGCTCGCAATGCATGCCTTCTACCTTCAATTGTTTGTAGCAATTCTAAGTCTGACACATTCAAAGTAGAAGACACATGTGTGAGCATAGATCCATATCTGGACGTTCCACCATGTTTAACTGTACCTGTTCAAATTCAGGATATTTCAGGATCATCAAACACCAGCTCCACTGCATCCCTAGTTGATGATAAAGGTTCtgaaatcaaattaaaatcagtTTCAAATGTTAACACTAATGATAGTGATGGGCCCGCACATGCTGAAGACATATTTCAAATCAATAAATACCAAGATAGTAAGTCTCATGAGATGAATGCATGTGGCTATGAGTGTGCACATGTAGACTCAAAGGTTGTTTGTCCAAAAGCAATGCTACAAAACCTTGACAAATGCAAAGAACTAACTGAGGAATTTGAACAACCAGCAAAGGAGAATAGAACAAGCCATGAAGGTGCTGCCAAAAGCCTCAGCCTTCCTCTCAACAGCACAGAAGAACAAGAACGGTTACAAGGAAATTTAAAtgctttgaaaaataaattacgTGAAGAAAATAGATCAACACATCAGTCAATGCAGTTGTTTGAGACAGCAGAAATTGAAGCCCATAATAAAAAAGTAGTATCCAGCTTCCAAGAAACTAGCAGATCTGCAACCTGTCAACAAGAGGAACAGCAGCCTGTTGAACAACCTGCACTGTTTGAAGGTAATTTAGAAATCCAATCAAATAAACTGGTATTCTTCAGTAGTAAAAGTGATGGCACAGATTGGCCATtacagcaaatggaatataaaataatcagtacCACTACTGAACCTTCAGTCATTACTCATCAAGATGCTAGCACATTCACACTTACAGACAACAAGAAACTGAAAAATAATGAGCCATCTCCTTTCAAAAATCCTCATTGGAAGAGCTCAAGAGATTTTACTAAAGGCATCAATTATGAAGATATTTTGGACGTGTCATATATTGAAAATGAAGGTCTTCGTGAAATAGAAAATGATGTAAATCATGAATACCTGGGAGATGTTTTTCATGAGGAGAATATGAACCAGCAATTTTGTAATTCCACAGAAACAGCCATATCTCCTGTTAGAAATCCATCAACTGAAAATGAGCATTTCAACTTTCAGTCAAGAATTGTCCAACATTCAAATTCTGAAACTGTGTTGGATTTGGAAGATCATCTTACAGCACTTCAGTCCAATAATGAGCCTGAAGTTGTGAAATTCAGTGGCTTGCAATCATCTACTCCAGGTTTGACAGAACAATATATTTCTCCTTTAACAGAACAGAATCAAAAAAGATTGATTAAGATTGAACCTAACACTGCAAGGGACATCATGGAGTGTGTGGAGTATCCTGTCCCAAATGAAGAAAAACCATCAACAGTATGTATACCAATTTTTGACCAATCCTACAGCCTTCAGCAAGCACCGAGACCAATTCAGAACTCAGTGGAACATGTCGTTGAAATTGATATGCAAGTTAAGTATGGAGAAGTGCAACACTTGGAAGATATCGAAACAGTTGAGACAGACAGTTTGAAATCTCCATCAATTGATGACTCAAATCTGAATATAACTCAGAAATTTCAACCTACACTTCAAAATAACAGCCATTTGGAATGTTTGTCAACACCAACTGCAGAGGAAACTACTGCCACAGACAAAATCTCTGACATTGGCATTAATGTAGCTGCAGATTTTAAATGTTCAGAAGATTCTTCATCATATTTTGATGAGAATGTTGCTTTTCAAGGTGAATTTGGCCATCCTGAGAAGAACTCAGAAAATCACAACGTAACATCCCCAAGGTGTGGTAGTGAAATAGATCAGGGCCATGTTAATGACAAAAAGAGATCAACCCCAGAAAATTTAGAATCAGCGACACATTCAATCAATTTAATGATGAAAGTTCCACctgtcactgaacaggttaaGTATTTAGAAGTTAGATCAACAACAATAGGCTTGAATGAAAACAGTCAAAAAGTGGAATACTTAAATGATTGTAAGTTAAATCAAAATGATGTGTCAAAGTGTTCTGTAATAAATATGAATGAAATTGAAGGGATACAATCAAAAGAACATCTTGCAAAATACAAGGAAAAAGAATCTGCAGTAGTCACAGAAGAATACAATAAAACTATTCAACACAATGATTGTTCCCAGTCAGCTGCTGTCAGCAGCATAGAATTGAGCCTAATTACTCATCCCGTTGTAGGTATAAAAATGAATGGTGATTCTGATGTACAAGAAAATTGCAGAGACTGTAGTAAAAGACCCAGGGGAAATAATCTAAACAAGGTTAATTGTGCAGCAGTAGTGCCATTGAAGTACACCAAAACTGACACCAGCAGTGAATGTAGAAGGAAGTCTTGCCAGATGTTTACGTTGCCAAGCGACATTATACAAAGATTTTCTACTGTTTCTAAAATTGAAAATTTCCCACTAACTTCTAAAAATGATACAAGCCAAAGACTGCCCCCAACTACTCACACAGTGAGTATCATCAGTGACGGACAGAAGAAGACTTTTAATTGTATGCCACCCTTTTCCTTTCCAACCAAGTCTTTAGGTGAGAAGAGCACTGCATCTATACCATCGCTCAAAAGACAGCAGGCTACAGCTGTGAGGATTAAACAACCATTATCAGCAGCACGGAATAAAGAATTGATATCGGGAACCCTTGAGAAAGCATGTTTCCTTAGAACATCCAGTGAATTAACAAGGGCCACCacagagaccaggcacctgccTCTGTCTCTGCATGACAAGCAGAAGGAGGAGCCACTCAAATGTATATGTCTTTCTACTGACTACATGGGAAAGTGTCCATTGGAAAAAAGCAAACAGACATATTCTTCATCAGGAAAAGAGAATCTTGATAAAAATCTTGCTGTCATTAAAAGAGTTTATGAAAAGTCAACAGAAGAACAACCTCTCATGTTTGAGCATAAGGAGCTGAAAAACATAAAGCATCCTCTGAAGAATGATGACAAAG CTCCAAAACTGATGCAAAAAATCcacgctgaagtgttccctgatgTATCAGGAAATGTCAAACTACGGTGCCTGATTTGTGACATCCATGCTGATTCCACCATTATATGGACAAAAAATGGAATTGTATTGACTAAAGCAGAAAGAAG CGCAGGAGATGACAGTCCTGTCTCCTTGGCAATAGTACAAACTACTATGAAAGATCGAGGGTTATATCAATGCTCCTTGAAGAACATGTATGGAAGTGTGTCCTGTGAGTTTGACTTCACCACTGAAG TTCTGAATGAGCTTCTTAGTTATCAAGTTGTTGAAG GGCACGGCTGCATCGAGTCAAACAATTACAATGATCTTCATGCTTTCCCTGATTCAGGGACAG GAGAGAAGATTGAGTTGTTACAACCCATAATTGAAAAGGATCTCACAAATGAGTGCAACTTTAATGTCAAGATGTGTGGCAGTATTGCAACAGAAGAGTTACATTTTGGTGAAGGATTGCACCGAAAAGCATTTAGGACCAAAGTTATTCATGGCCTTTTACCTCTGTTCGATCCTGGACATAGGTGTGTCTTAAAAATTCACAATGCTATTTCGCATGGAACCAAAGCAAACAGCGAGCTCATCAAACAGAACTATGTACTGGCAGTACAG GAATGCCACGTACAGAGTGCTGCTCGGCAATATAGCAACATGTTTTCTGCAGAGGGGACATTGTTAGAAGGCTTTGGCAAAGCTCCTGA AGTCATTCCCATTTATCTCATTCATCGGCCAGCAAACAACATCCCTTATGCAACAGTAGAAGAGGAACTGATTGGGGAGTTTGTTAAGTACTCGGTGAAGGATGGCAGAGAGCTGAATTCTGGTAGGAAAGAATCTGATGTCGGTCTGAAATGTTGTACATTTCAACATTGGGTTTATCAATGGACAGAAGGTAACCTCCTTGTCACAGATATGCAAG GTGTTGGAATGAAATTAACTGACATTGGAATAGCAACTAGTCGAAAAGG ATACAAAGGGTTTAAAGGGAACTGTTCCATTTCCTTTATTGACCAATTCAAAGCTCTCCATCAGTGTAACGTATATTGTAAAATGATGGGTCTGAAATCTCTGAATCAATATAAACCCAAGAGGATTTCCCCAATGAAAACCCAAGCATCACAACCAATCCCAAAATCTACAAAGAAAATGCCATCAAGTCCTCAGAGCACAAGACGAAGCTTTGTAAGGAGTACATTTGGAGATAAAACTTCACAGAAACATTTATAA